The following nucleotide sequence is from Aedes aegypti strain LVP_AGWG chromosome 3, AaegL5.0 Primary Assembly, whole genome shotgun sequence.
AACCAAAGTCCATCCGGAATGGAACTGCACGGTTCGGTTTCGCTGCTGATGCTGCTTCTGAGTGCAGCTTGGCTTCCGGTTCATTCGAAGGGTTGTAAGTCACGGTAATAGTTATGAAGTGGTTTAGGTTTTAAACTATGGTATATTTGTAGATAACTACGATTGTGAAACCAGAACCGGAAACTATGAGGGTGATATAGTGCTTACAGAGCGGCAAGAAGAAATAGTCATTTCCGGGAGGGATCCAGTGGTGACGGATGTGGATAAATGGGCCAACAATTTGGTTCCATATGTGATCGAAGCCGAGACCTTGAGTACGATCGATAATCatttaaaatcaaatcaaattcatAATAATGCTGTTCAATTGCAGCACCTGACCACGCCAAACTGATTCGAGAGGCCATGACCAAGATCGAAGACGAGAGCACTGTCCGGTTTGTGCCGAGGAAGCAAGATCGAGACTACCTGGTCATTTCCGGCGAAACAAGTGGATGCTGGTCTACGTTAGGTCGTAATCGAGGTCTTAACCGAATGAACATCTCTCCAAGTGAGTGCATGTTAGAAGGAGCAATCGTTCACCAACTGCTGCACGTTCTCGGCTTCGGACACGTGACCAATCAGCAGGATCGCGACTTCTATTTGGATGTCAACTGGGATCATGTTAGACCGGAACACGTGAAGAGTCTGAATTTGCACGAGGGGCGTATCGTACCAAACTATGGCATGCCGTTCGACGTGGAAAGCATTATGCACTTTGGACCGAACCACTTCAGTCACAATGGACTTGATACGATCGTCCCGAAGGTAGGATTGTGCTTCATTGGAAGAAGTTTAGTAGAATCATTTTCTTTCTTGCATCATaatctttttttgtttattcacCTTATTGAACCAAATATGTTTGTATTCTAGAACGAAAACCACATCATTGGACACCGCGCTGAGATGAGTTTGAAGGACATCCGTAAATTGAACATTATGTATCCCTGTGGATATTGTTAATAAATACCGATGAATTTTACGATTCGCAGTTATTGAATATGTTTTACACTTATAATTGAAacaattaaataaattgaaaatgcaAGCAATAATgttaataattttaattatatCATTGGCTATTGAACATGATGTATATCTGTTTGTACCATATCCTTCGGAAAAAATGATCACTGCAcagacataaaaaaaatcttgtaatcGTCATGCCATCGctaaatgcttttcaatatatTGATACATCATGTGTGCTCTATTACATTCCAACACACAACAGATAGGATCGATGATGATACTCACTGAGGGGGGTTAGGTTTAATAGTtatgttctctagatttgtgctcttgaaaatttagaggtggttctcattcatcttcaccttattaTGTTTTCGACGTTCGACGTTCGAATGATAAAACACAGTTTTTACGAGTCTTATACACGGTGTTAAAATCTATCATTATTGAACGCCTATGTTCCTTGGATATTTCTactaaaactttaaaaatatatcgTCGGGGTACATTATTGCACACATTTTTTGTGGGACATTTTTAGCTAAAAAATTGGGGTTTCTTAACTTGGATGGAGAACAACTCTTTAAGTTGAAGAAATCCATTTTTCCCCGACAGAATACTTAAATACATAAaggatgtgaaaattttgtcGGGATACTTATTTTTGTCGAAAACAATCTGATATTTCCGAGCGTGCTGAACTTGTGGTTATTCCATTCAAACACATTAAAAAAGGCCTAACAAGAAATATATCGCTACAGAAACTCGCTCAGTTGTTCGACctaaaaaatcgaaactttccTAAGGAGAGCGTTTCTGCATTTTCAAAGCCATgaagtttgaaatatttgacgaaatagcAAGTATATTTTAGATGCCAAATTGACACAGTTTAAGTCCGAAATGAAAATACTTGTtcaatcaaataaaacaaatcgttTTATAAAAAGGTATAGATAAATCGAATTCAAAGCTCAATTCTTTTCGAGCAAAATTATGTAGTACTGAACATCCGTTTGTGTTGAAAACTTGAACGATCAGCCACCAACAGCAAGTGAGCAAGTGTAAGCAAGTgacaatcaatcaaattttcagcataaacaaatgtttggttctccaataTTTTaccctttatttttttttttttttttggattcgaTTCATCTCTCTCTTAATGAAATATTGGCCAACTTATATTACTTCAcaatttttgtaggaatttagGATCGATTTGAGCGTGGGCTGTGAAATGGTGAGCTGACAattaggaaggagcgtccaacatagctctggtcctcacaagcccctacctcacgcttccacgggtcaaatgatgacaaagaccgccagctaagggttgcgtacttagctggtagtgcagcctgggcactgttgtccttctgacatcagctagagtgaggaggtgcgtctcgagcgtctgtccaccaaggaggtgcggctcaaacagcgtctgttctggcatccagcggctgagtatgaaatgctgtatcacgtcagctacacctaaggtggcagccccaccatcgtgatgtaggtatcgcgaccctggtaaggtagcatatcgaatttcttacctaccacgaaaaatggagaaaggagaaataacgaacgatattttcggcaaccgacctggcaacgaaataaggactatgattggaaactcggtacaaGGAATatcaggacgttaaatgaacccggacgagtgagccttttggctcgtgaattgcagaaggttggagtgagcgtggctgctattcaggaagtaagatggcctagaactggagaacgtgaattcagggcggtggatcccgtcgccaacacagctttcaaatacaacatctaccatagtggcagcgataaggcagagcatggcgtcggattcatagtgatcgggaagcagatgaagcgtgttatgcggtggaaaccgattaatgaacgaatctgcgtattgaggatacggggcaaattcttcaactacagtctgatcaacatctatgcgccgacaaacgataaacccgacgacacgaaggatgcgttttatgattgtctcgacaaaatctacggagagtgcccaaaacatgacgtaaaagttgttatcggggatgctaacgctcaggtcggaagagaggattttttccgcccaataattggtacggagagccttcactccgccaccaatgacaacggcctaaggctaataacttttgctgcagctagagggatggccatcagcagcacctactttgcacgcaaagacatccgaaagcacacctggatgcacccaaatggcgagctctgcaaccaaatagaccacgttttggtggacggatgtcatcgatgtgaggacctttagaggcccaaacatcgactctgatcactatctcgttgttagcaaaattcgtgcacggttgtctaccgtggcgaacacaagaacacagcgaccgttgcgtttcaatatccagcgcttatcaacagaaggtgtagcagacgagtaccgccggaagcttgatgagcggataaggggatacaacgtaggcgacaacctcaacaatctgtgggagtctatccacggtgcgatgagcacagcagcgcgagaggtgataggtactgctcggAGACGGCCCAGAAACGGTTGGTTTGctgaggagtgccagaatgtgacggatgagaagaatgttgccagaagccggatgttagtgtctggtacccggcaaaatagagagcggtacaaggaagctagagcagccgagaaacgaattcaccgcagaaagaaaaggcagtatgaagaaggcataattactgaggcgcaaaacagcatcgaacaaaacgatatgcggagattttacgaaactgtcaatggcgtacggagaaaaactgcgccgtctcccgtcatgtgcaatgaccgcgacggaaacttgctgacagacaaaatcttggtggctgccaggtggaaagaacacttcgagcaattgttgaatggagagatcgcgagcgcgtctgagaacagactaaatatcagcaacgatggacaagctgtggagcccccgacgctagatgaggttagaagagcgattaaggagttgaagaactgtaaggctgctggaaaagacgagctcccggccgaacttttcaagcacggtagtgagcagctgtacgaaatactgcaccgtactctgttaaggatatgggaggaagaagaactgcctgctagctggctggagggcctcatctgccctctgtttaagaagggccacagattggagtgcgccaattaccgaggaataacgctcctcaattcggcgtacaaaataatgtcgcgtgttctgttcaacagattgagaccgctggaggagtccttcgtcggcgaataccaagctggttttcgtgagggccgatcaacgacggatcaaatgtttaccttgcgacaaatccttgataagttccgggaatacaacttgcagactcattatctgttcattgatttcaaggcggcgtacgattcagtaaagagaaatgagttatggcagataatgatagaacacggttttccggcgaaactgattagactgattcgtgcaacgttggatggatcgaaatcaagtgtgcgggttgcggatgagacttcaacctccttcgtaaccttagatggattgaagcaaggagatgcgctttcgaaccttttgttcaacattgctctcgaaggagctataaggagagcgggcgtgcaaagaagcggtaccatcgtcacccggtcgcatatgctcctgggttttgcggacgatatcgatataatcggaattgatcgtcgagccgtagaagaggcattcgtgccttttcaaagggagacagcgaggattggacttaccgtcaacaccagcaaaactaagtacatgatcgctggtagacagcgtggtttcaatcgtgacgttggtagtgaagtggtgctgggtggtgaaaaatttgaagtagtggaagaattagtgtatcttggtactttagtgacttgcgataatgatgttacccgcgaggtgaaaaggcgtcttgcagctgcgaatagggctttttacgagctccgtaaccagcttaagtcccgtagcctgcagacgaaaacaaaattcgcgctatataagactcttatccttccggttgctctatacggccatgaatcctggacgttgaaagaggtcgaccggaaagcgtttggagtttttgagcgtaaagtgctgcgaacaatactcggcggtaaacaagaaaatggcatctggcggcgtcgcatgaatcatgagttgtaccaagtatataaagaagtggatattatcaagctcataaaacacggcaggctgcgttgggctggtcacgtggtacgaatgccggaagaacgacaagcaaaaataatatttagtagaaaacccggacgaggccgtcggcttcgtggtaggccgcgcacacgttggctttttgcagttgaagaggacttaggggcacttaacgttcagggcgactggaagcgattggctcaggaccgagcccagtggagaagaattatccattcggcgtagattcaacgtagcggattgtagcccatcaagtatcaagtatcaagtagtTAAGCGTGTAAAAAGTCCAAATATTAAACAGACTGGTGATGACGAACATGTGCTCcgcgcaacaattttttttcaaaaagtgctccgcgacccaaaaaggctgaaaacccgATTCTACCTCATTACCCaaaatgccatcaccccgaattccatcaccccgaaagctatttccccgaatataCAAATATCTTGACAtatgatattgataacattaccccatgatattggaattcagGGTAATATAATTCTGGGTAATGTTTCGCTCGGGGATTTGAAactcggggtaatggcgttcgggttaatagcattcggggcaatgggattcggggtaatggattaGAATCTGAAAACCCCAGGTGTAATGTATggatacgtttttttttttattttcatagtagATCTTTAGATTATAACAAACTTTTCTCAATCAACTTTGAAATTAACCTATAAGAAAGTTATAGCTTTCAAAGCACGACCCAATTTTTTACTGAATGGTTTAAGAATATTGGAAAATTAACCTTCCTACGGTGTTCGGGTCAATATGATCCGAAACGCACTTTCAAAGCGCCACAACTTTTGTTTGTTACTTCCtattgttatgaaatttggtgactttaaatcttttgtggaaaataaaagtttcacgGTTGAAAAATTTTTGTAGGACAATTCTGAAGGGctggacaaaaaagttacgtttaaggtgttcgggtcatattgacccggatTTGACATACGAATTTCGCAGCCGTTTTTTCACCAAATATAAATGTTTTTGTACTCAAAATTATCGTCAAGGCTTATATTTTGTGAATCTGGCTAAAAACCTTGGTTTGGTTGGACTTGGCCGCTCAGAACTGGTGACAACGGGACCAAGGTTTGGCCATTTTTGCAAGAGCATTTGTAAGAACAAAATGCATTTGTTGTGAATTGTGAAACATAGTATTTTGTCtaaaatgcattgaaaatgGTATTTAATCATTTGGTTAGTTGTCCAGGGCACTACTGGTTACCAAGTGGCCAAGGGGCCAATCCCGGAGGCCATTAAATGGTTCCCAGGGCATCCGGAGTAATGACCAATTTATGTTTTCGGTGGAAACAACTTTACATAACTGAAGCTTTATTTCATCAATTCTATATGAAATTCTGAGAATGTCTGCTATCTATCATATGTTTTTAATTAGCCACATTTCCGGGAATCCCAGAATCTGATATGGAACCGCTAATTGGCCAATGTTACTGAAGATATCTCTGATGAATTCTTCATGgaattctgtaatttttaaGTGCCACACGGCTCAGTTCTatcaaattaattaattggcCATTTATTCAGGAAACACGGAACCTGCTACAGAATCACTGAGTGGCCACTACCgagtacccccgttggttttgTACTCCGCtgatttgcacatcgttcagattaaaaatggttcaaacgtcatttagctcatggaacggggtaaagtgaaatggaacgctatggaacggaacgcagaatcaaaacaaaacagtgaaagaggtgaccAGAAACGCGTTTCTAGGGttactagatgttcaaattaaaaatgaatcccgatggtttgcatgaggtattgttcaaattaacgggggtgcacggtataacCTTTAATTACTGATGTTTTTGTACGAATTTTAAAAAAGTTATAGAGTAAAGTAGGGCAAAatttcgagtggggtaagagtttcttttgaagatttctagctcaattcaaaacaaatcttataaatgtcatggtggtccgaatgctattcaagtaaaagactttcaatccaattatcataaaaatcgaatgagatttggaaaagttatggatatttgttgtttttcgacttgaatattgtaatgtttggtcaaactttcgttgcatggaaccaattgaagataaaaactttttcaatattttatgtaagggcttTTCTAGGCCTATTATACGGTTCCTTTGAGGTgtattacttttgaataaatgctagaaaacaatttttggcccatagtggggcaaaagttcgaatcagcggggcaaaagttcgactcatgtataaaatcacggaaaaatttgcgaattgccttaaatccacatattatcttcaaattttgttaaatttgtctgatcgtgtggaaactgtcaccaaaatttaacatttccacttagttttgcgaaaaactgctatttttgagtatattgcaatcaacccggttttgggcaattttatgatgaaaatttagtgtgtatttttcgtcaaaggttggtaaatggctgggcatggcgtaccattggtacctcgcgtacctgaaggaataaaatagacccctttgtacggtccttagcctcttgcccagcaactcctatccctacctcctcgcggtactagccggggtacgagtaaccttaggaaagatcgggtaaccaacccccggtgggaactttggtcgtatgctgacagggaagggggggtttgcttttgcttttgcttctgcaaactttgagcgtctgtactccatgttaggagcggctcacaacagcgtctgttccccatgtcagggggggctgatcatcgtccgagtgccagagaaggactctaagctaaactgcgcactatggtcctccgaacatttagggggaatggtcctccggaaatctagggggttggtgtcgtagcgttgcaggaagtgtgttggaagggatcaatggtacgaacgtttagaggtaaccataccatctaccagagctgcggcaatacacatgagctgggaacagcttttatagtgatgggtgatatgcagaggcgcgtgatcgggtggtggccgatcaatgagagaatgtgcaagttgaggatcaaaggccggttcttcaacttcagcataataaacgtgcacaacccacactccggaagcactgatgatgataaagacgctttttacgcgcagctcgaacgcgagtacgacagttgcccaagccacgacgtgaaaatcatcataggagatttaaacgctcaggttggccaggaggaggaattcagaccgacgattggaaagttcagcgcccaccggctgacgaacgaaaacggcctacgactaattgattttgccgcctccaaaaatatggccattcgtagcacctacttccagcacagccttccgtaccgatacacctggagatcaccacagcaggcagaatcgcaaatcgaccacgttctg
It contains:
- the LOC5574940 gene encoding zinc metalloproteinase nas-14 isoform X1, translated to MELHGSVSLLMLLLSAAWLPVHSKGYNYDCETRTGNYEGDIVLTERQEEIVISGRDPVVTDVDKWANNLVPYVIEAETLTPDHAKLIREAMTKIEDESTVRFVPRKQDRDYLVISGETSGCWSTLGRNRGLNRMNISPSECMLEGAIVHQLLHVLGFGHVTNQQDRDFYLDVNWDHVRPEHVKSLNLHEGRIVPNYGMPFDVESIMHFGPNHFSHNGLDTIVPKNENHIIGHRAEMSLKDIRKLNIMYPCGYC
- the LOC5574940 gene encoding zinc metalloproteinase nas-14 isoform X2, which gives rise to MELHGSVSLLMLLLSAAWLPVHSKDNYDCETRTGNYEGDIVLTERQEEIVISGRDPVVTDVDKWANNLVPYVIEAETLTPDHAKLIREAMTKIEDESTVRFVPRKQDRDYLVISGETSGCWSTLGRNRGLNRMNISPSECMLEGAIVHQLLHVLGFGHVTNQQDRDFYLDVNWDHVRPEHVKSLNLHEGRIVPNYGMPFDVESIMHFGPNHFSHNGLDTIVPKNENHIIGHRAEMSLKDIRKLNIMYPCGYC